Within Garra rufa chromosome 9, GarRuf1.0, whole genome shotgun sequence, the genomic segment TTGTCTTCGCCACAGCCCAAATGTCATTATCAATCTTGCTCCGAACAAAGTAAAACCTCTTCTGCTTTTTTTGAATCTCCTTGGCCAGAAAGACATCATTTTCCTTGAACCTCTCTGAGGAAATGATGATAAATAAATCGTACGTCTCAAAGTTCACTTCCTTGAGGAATTTGTTAGCCTTGAAATTAGGCATGCCGGTTCCTGGCAGGTCCCACAGTCTGACATTTGGCTTTGTGGGATGGGTGTACATGGTAGCTTGCTTTGTTGTTTCAGTTATTCCTGTTGGTGCAGAATTGTCATCATCATCATTCAGACCTCGGAATGCATTGATGAAGGCAGACTTTCCTGCTCCTGTTTCTCCGGTCACGGCAATATTCAGAGTCACACTGTCAAGACTGTACAATTGCTCCTTAGCCTTTGCAGCAGCTGCGTTTGGGTCACGTTCTCCTACTCTCTCCAAAGCTTTAGAGAAATCCAAGTCAGCAGAAGAATCTTCCGTCATCATGCCTGGTTAAATTCTTCActgtaaaaaacataaaatcattgtgtggtttaagtaattttactACAGTAAagtcatgacttttttttttttttgcttgaccATGGATAACTGTcacttatgagtttatatcttccatTTATTCATTGTAATTGCAATCTTATTTCTCACACTGTGACTTGATATATCAGTTGTATATGTATACCACAGTGTGTTTTATTGCTTATTTCAAacttcatatttattattattatttttttatttaagtaaataaCCTTtaggaaaatgtaaaaatagaaatattaaaaggtGTGTAGTTGGGTTTGTAGTTGAACTACATACACAAATATTGACCACAGAAGGTttataaacatgtttttattttttttattgcatgagATGTGATTTTGCGacaacaaaaacaatattatGTGAGACTGAGAACAGATTTCAGCATAGAAAATGAACACAAATTGTGAACAATAAAAAATGCCTATataacatacagtcaaaccaaaatgtatttagacaccttcaacatttctcacattgtcacagttaatttgctatagtttagaaaatggtaataaaatatgacaagatctCAAGTGTTAAACCATGTCAGGactaattcatcttgataatttcAGATAACATAGAAAGACATGTAATGGATTGCAATCAACCAAAAATAgtcaactgttagtatgacaatatttacacaactatcaatactttgttgacaaagtaccaagcaatgcttaattttgttcagtctgtggtgtaaaacggtcacattagcaattaaggAACAAAcatttaagcaaaacatggtcaggtctgAATAAGTGtccgaataatttttggtcccaattcTTAAAATCacggtttactttattttgctatcctcacttacataaattaactatagtgtcctgtacccactagtaaaaaaaaaatacaaaaattatatctggtgtctgaataatttttggtttgactgtaattaaaCACTCAGCATTAGATTCAATAAAAGTAGTGTCAATGACTTCTGTAAACATGCATGCACATTGTAATCTATTTTTTGAAAACTCTACtgtatattttagtttataaCAGAGACAGAAAATACATACATGCTCTATAAATCAACCAAGAAAACCCAACTAAGATCATGTTCTTAAAGAAACCCATGTTCAGGACATCTACTAGTTACTGCATAGTGTGTCCAGCTCAGCCTCTTCTCTGATTTTTCGAGCAATATCTGCCAGTTCATTTAGTCCCTGTTTTAAGAGGCAATAAGTAGTACCGAAGGATATTCCTGCAGCAGCAGCACTGCCTACACCTGGAAGGAGACTTGCAAAATATTCAACGGTAGCAAGTGTTGCAAGTGCAGCAGAGACTTGTAATCTGGTCAGTGCTTTTTCTTTGACGGCGGATACGAACTTTGATTTGGCTACATGTTCCAGCAAGGGCTTGTTTACTTTTTCTGACAGCCTTTTTAGTGATCTGTCATCCAAACCAAATGCATAGTAGCACTTTGTGAAAAAAAGTATTACCATGCTTGCATCGCATGCTGCTGATAGACCAGGCACAGGGATGACTGCTATACCAGCAGAAGCTAGAGATGCAGCCCAGATTACGCCTTGAAACATCTTGATCTTCTTCTCAAGAGAGTCAGCAGAGCACACTGGCCAGGCTTGTAGAAGAGCAGATCTCTTATGGTCAGGAAGCTCTTCTGTAAGAATGTTTTGAAGTTTTTCAAAATCATATTTTTCCAAATCAAAAGATGATATCAAGAAAATGTTGGGGTCTCCCAGTTCTTCCAAGTTTTTCAGACAATCCTTTCTTATTTTGCAAAGAACGTTCTGCTCATCAAATCCCTTTTTTCTTTCCTCTGCTCTGATGTCATTGTCAATCTTGGAGCGAACAAAGTAAAAGTTTTTCTTCTGCTTTTTGATTTCTTTGGCCAACATGACATCATTCTCTGTGAACCTCTCTGAGCTAATTATAATGAAGAAATCATAGGTGTGAAACTTGACATCTTTCAGATATTTATTTGCTTTGAACGTTGGACTTCCTATTCCAGGCAAGTCCCAGATTTTCACATTTGGCATTGTAGGATGCTCGTACATGGTGACCTCCATTGTAGTTTCTGTGATTCCAGTACGTGCTGCtccatcttcatcttcatctagACCTCTAAATTCATTTATAAAGGTGGATTTTCCAGATCCTGTCTTTCCAGTCACAGCAATGTTAAGTGAGACATTCATCAACTGGTCTAATGTTTCTTTAGCTCTTGCTGTGGCCTTTTCCAGGTTGGACTCGCCTGATGCCTTTACTGCCTCAGCAACAGCAGGGTCTTGACTTTCCATGTTTTAAACTGTAAAAGTTATAGACGTACATAGAAGTTTGTGTACTTCAACATTAATTGCTTCTTGAAGCCTAAATGCTAATCATTCCTGTAATTACAATAATCATCAGATTGTCTCAGTGGTGTGATTGACATTCAACCCTGAAGTGCTTAGTTTAATCAATTGACTTTGTTGCCTGATGATATTTGTTGTTCCTAAAGAAGTCAGGGACTGCAATAGTTCTGACTGATTTTGTTTCAATTGATTTTGTTtcaaaaatgtatcaaataacatttttagtaataaaacaaacatttttacataatACAAATATTGAAACAGATATAGCATattatatggcaagccgtttttaGATTTAATCTATAACCCGTACTATTATCTATTTTCATGTTACTAGTAGGCCTACTTATTTTTTAGATACTAGTATCTTTTCCATTaagtactagtacttattcattagagtGCTTATTCTTTAGCTATTAGTGTCTTTCGTAAAGTTACTAGtatttattcattagatactagtgtttatttattagatactagtacttattccaATAGTGACTAGTATTTAATTATACTATATACTATACTACATAAATAGAACTAGTTCTTATTTTTTAGTTACTAGTAACTTATTAGACCAAAGATATCCTAAACTTAATAGATACCAGTACTTTTAAAATTTGCATTTCTGCCCAGTATGCTAATCGTATGTTGAATATTAATAAACAAGCAACGCATAGGAGAGAGATTACACAGGAAACGGTAACAAGGAGACagatgtatttttttgtttgagGAAACCACATAGAAAAGAAACAATCATTTGTACACAAGCACatagaaaatgttattttttgttttgtaaacgcTGTAATCTCATTAACGCAATAGCctaatgtttttgttgttcatcGAGTGACCCCTGGTGGTAGGATGGAGATAAGACACCAATTTCATTATCTATTATTTTCCTGGGTTTCGTccagtaaaaacaataaataccataTCAGGGTTGTATGTAAACTATTTTTGAATATAGCACTGGTGCTACAGACActgaatgtttttaaattaatgttcTGTATTGGGCACACAAAATACAAACCTAATGGTTTTcagacaaacattttttttttttttagaaaaaaggccaaaaataaaaaattaataaaaatgtatatcaaAAAAcatgtagggctgcacaatttggccaaaaatcttgtttttatatatcaatataactaataatgattattattttgagatattattactaaataaaaacattaaacaaaaataagaagTATTACATTTGCAATAACACTATTTCACTATAATATACAAAACTGAGTTTTTAGCAGAGTTGTAAATAGTACTAaaattttactcaagtgaaagtacaaATATCTGGCCAAAAACATACCTGAGTACAATTTAAAgttgtacttttttacttttactcaagtattaAAAAAGTAGAAGTAATTTTTTTCTGACAGACATATACAAAGTGAGTATGACAGCAACCCTGTTAATGCATCAGTGTCTTCTTAAGTGAAACAATATATAACGGCATATGTAAGACgaatacaaatactaatattttaatctTGACTGTCGTGTTCACTTTATGTGATTTCTGAAGTGGTCCTGTCCTCTTGCATTATAAGGACtaaaaatctttgcttgtgttcatctgaagaaagaaagtcataaacatctgggacaacatgagggtcagtaaatgatgagagaattttcatttttgggtgaattatccaaTTATCCAAGAGCAAGATGTGATGCAGAGGCTAGAAACATATTCTAGACAGAGATTCATAGAATTAAAACatacaacattaacattttgaaaGGCCACTTTTTTGTGTTGTCTATTTAACTTCACTGTCTAGAAgaataattaatcttttaattgtttatttgaagcattcagaatttttttctcagcaaatatTGATAAACCATTATTTGCGACTAGTTTGATTAATTAATGagcaaataatgtaattattaagaatatttaattaatttaacatacaatgtttatttgatgtttaattgtatttgtaacatttgtaacattgtaatatttttataaaaataaagtatatttaaaagacAATGCTAATCGACATAGCCTTTTTCACTCTATAATATAAAGTGAAATGCTTTCTGCCTCATTCTGTTTAATAAAACCATATCAGATCACAAAAGGAAGTTATTTCAAATGCTCAACTGATGTTATGAAGTGAATTTGGAGTAAAAACATGTCAATATACTTTTGTTGGGCAACAGGTTTGGTATCTTTCCTTGTGTTTTCATGGTAACCAATTAGCAAGGTAGGCTAATGTACAAAGCCATGTAGCCCTACTTAACAATCAAATTAATTCAGCATATTCATGTATTGTATTACCATGTGGAGTCTGATTGGATGGTGGAGAGGAACTCATGTTTATGTAATGATCTGTTTAAATGAAGATATCTCCAAATACATTCTCACTAGTTCTTTATGAGGTTAAAGATATCTCCAAATGAACAGTGAAGGGTAGTTATTCTGTTTTTGATATCATCTTTTAATTTGAGACTAGTAGTTATTGCAATAGTGACTAGTATCTGTTTAGATATTACTAGTAAGCAGACATTAGACACTAGTtgtcacaatcaccagctggagtgcaCGTTACACTAGTACTTATTAAACAGATACTGGTACTAATTAATTAGATACTAGTAActattaaatagatactagtagtTATTCATTtggtactagtacttatttattagacactagtatcttttataattatattataataagtcAGATCTGCTTTTTTACTCGTCTTATGTTATGACAAGTCCAAATGGAACAGTAGAGTTCAACTAAACATTTtactagtaaaataaaaaatcttactagtaacatttcaaataagtactagtatctaataaatgTGCACTAGtatcttttaaataaatactagtatctatctaataaataagtactagtatataataaataagtactagtgtCTATTTAATaggtactagtatctattaattaagtactagtatctattaatTAAGTGCTAGTATctaattaataagtactagtacctTATGATTAACTACTAGTACATAAAATGATGTTCTAGTCACAACTGGAATACATACTAGTCAAAACTGAATAGTTGATATCTCAATGACAGATCCTCATAGAAATCAATGGAACAATTTTAAATTTGTTACTAGTAACAACAGAATAGTTACTAGTCACTATTAAAATAAGTACTAGAATCTAATAAATAAGaactagtatctatttaataagtactagaatctaataaataagaactagtatctatttaataagtactagaatctaataaataagaactagtatctatttaataagtactagaatctaataaataagaactagtatctatttaataagtactagaatctaataaataagaactagtatctatttaataagtactagAATCTAATAAATAAGAACTAGTATCTATTTAATTGTTACGGGatcgtgctggacggacgagacgagagacaatataacaataaacactatcttttaatatatatttagagtaacaggcaggaacaagcaggaacaggcaggaacttCCACACACGAACATTCAACGATTaacgaccgacagggaactgaaaacaGAGACTGAATTATAAAGCAAACTGATAATTacacacaggtgaaacagatgacgGTGATGAGGGTTAAACCATTACACACAGATCGACAGGGGAAGACAATTGGGATAAACCAAAGAcaaaaactgacagaactgtgacattacacccccctccacataggcgcgtcctcgcgccgtagaggGGAAAAACGAAACAGAGGAGAGGGGAGACAAAAACGGAACAGAGTCAATAATGGAGGCGGCTTGGGTTgaggacgcaaccccgggagggggaccaaaacaaaagtccaggtggtaaacaagacagtccaagggggtgacgatggtgggaggagccagggtggACACAggagggatccggagcaggagAGGTTGAGCCAGACCCAGAGAGCAGCCGTGATGTCGAcccatggtggagccgacggagggaggagccatggtggagaatgGGCCGGCGACTCCATGGGgtcgaccgacagaggcggagctggtggcggaggagcccgaggcggagatggagagccgatggtccagggtgacgccgaggatccggagggccaaggtggaacgaAAGGccctggcgcccgaggcggaggtggagttccggagatccgcggcggagccggagcgacagaggatggaggctgtgcccgcaggaaggaggagtcccaaagAGCCGGTGGGACagcgtgacgaggcgcagccggaggagcagagtcctgaggtgacgatggggtgacgactgaccagggcggagccgaaaggacgatggagcccggtggagctggtggatcgacgggcgacggtggagaggagggcgtcgagggCCGTgttggaaccgcggggtcgaagggccgaggcggagtcctggactctgaggctggaggcggagctgagggatcctccagccgtgACGCCGTTGGAGACTGGCAGCCCcgtggcgagcccactgcacatgtgttgggctgagggtgagctgaggggctgtcaggggacagcggcgattctggaagactgggcgaAACCTgcgatgactctggacgactggacggaaacAGCgaagattcaggacggctgggcggaaccagcagggatttaggacggctgggcggaaccagcggggattcaggatggctggacgggaccagcggagaccaGACAGATCCAGAGACacacagaagagggcgggtgggtgggaattccaggCAGACCAATGGTTccgaaaaaaaaatctattaagtcCCTAGAATTATCGTCTATAATTTCAGAAAAGTCAGTTAATTCCCCAGAGTTAGTGTCcatctcaccctcagcggtggtgcagtgggtagGGCTCTCCGttgccctcacttgctccacgtcacAATCCACCGTTGCGGTAGTAGAggtcggctcacgcacctgatcatccgtggaggactctggctctgtcgtTCGCGGCTCTAGTTCCTCCTCCGTGGTACGCTCGGGCTCCAACTccgcgtgtcggggtgatggtgggctgggctctgggtcttgagtggggctggtgtcatcctccgcggtcaacgaagctctactggacaccagcacccactcgatgaaatcggcgatgctctctcgcggaccctccccggacagctgcgccttGATGGTATCATTGAGTCCCTTACGATAAAACGTGCATAAGCAGCTGTCTGGGTAGTGCGTGAATGGTACAAGTTGCACAAAATCCCTGGTGTGGTCCACGAGAGAGCGATTCCCCTGCTCCAGAAGAATGATTCTGACGGCGGGTTCCatagggaaaaaacaaaacaaacactgatacaaaacgGAAACAAAACGCAGGGGGTAAACGCCGTGAACTGTTGCGGTCGGTCGTTCTGTTACGGGatcgtgctggacggacgagacga encodes:
- the LOC141342357 gene encoding interferon-inducible GTPase 5-like isoform X2, which encodes MESQDPAVAEAVKASGESNLEKATARAKETLDQLMNVSLNIAVTGKTGSGKSTFINEFRGLDEDEDGAARTGITETTMEVTMYEHPTMPNVKIWDLPGIGSPTFKANKYLKDVKFHTYDFFIIISSERFTENDVMLAKEIKKQKKNFYFVRSKIDNDIRAEERKKGFDEQNVLCKIRKDCLKNLEELGDPNIFLISSFDLEKYDFEKLQNILTEELPDHKRSALLQAWPVCSADSLEKKIKMFQGVIWAASLASAGIAVIPVPGLSAACDASMVILFFTKCYYAFGLDDRSLKRLSEKVNKPLLEHVAKSKFVSAVKEKALTRLQVSAALATLATVEYFASLLPGVGSAAAAGISFGTTYCLLKQGLNELADIARKIREEAELDTLCSN